In Luteimonas viscosa, the following proteins share a genomic window:
- a CDS encoding universal stress protein: MTTATAGQSHLNIGGRVLAAIDTSAYTDSVCSHAVWAAARLEAPLEFVHVLERQADGARFSDLSGNLALGTQEALLEQLVAVDEAQGKLAQERGRLLLRHAQSIATAQRGIEAETRLRHGGLVDTLLDLEDGVRLYVLGKRGEHVDFAQGHLGSELERVVRAVHRPILVASRAFADIARVLVAFDGSATTRKGIEMVAASPLFRGLHVDVVTVGKDGDAAQAQLRWALDTLSRAGLDNAGRIVAGEPDDVIAGLVQDERIDLLVMGAYGHSRIRRLIVGSTTTTMLRTCRIPVLLLR, translated from the coding sequence ATGACCACGGCAACGGCTGGACAGTCCCACCTCAACATCGGCGGCCGGGTACTGGCCGCGATCGACACCTCGGCCTACACCGACAGCGTCTGCAGCCATGCCGTCTGGGCCGCCGCGCGCCTGGAGGCGCCGCTGGAGTTCGTGCACGTGCTGGAGCGGCAGGCCGACGGCGCGCGCTTCAGCGATCTCAGCGGCAACCTCGCCCTGGGCACGCAGGAGGCGCTGCTCGAGCAACTGGTCGCGGTGGACGAAGCGCAGGGCAAGCTGGCGCAGGAGCGCGGACGGCTGCTGCTGCGCCATGCGCAGTCGATCGCCACCGCGCAGCGCGGCATCGAGGCGGAAACCCGCCTGCGCCACGGCGGCCTGGTCGACACCCTGCTCGACCTCGAGGACGGCGTGCGCCTGTACGTGCTGGGCAAGCGCGGCGAGCACGTCGACTTCGCCCAGGGCCACCTCGGCAGCGAGCTCGAGCGGGTGGTGCGTGCGGTGCATCGGCCGATCCTGGTGGCGTCGCGCGCGTTCGCCGACATCGCCCGCGTGCTGGTCGCCTTCGACGGCAGCGCGACCACGCGCAAGGGCATCGAGATGGTCGCCGCCAGCCCGCTGTTCCGCGGCCTGCATGTCGACGTGGTGACCGTGGGCAAGGATGGCGACGCCGCGCAGGCGCAGCTGCGATGGGCGCTGGACACGCTGTCGCGGGCGGGGCTGGACAACGCGGGACGCATCGTCGCCGGCGAACCCGACGACGTCATCGCCGGACTGGTGCAGGACGAGCGCATCGACCTGCTGGTGATGGGCGCCTACGGCCATTCGCGCATCCGCCGGCTGATCGTCGGCAGCACCACCACCACGATGCTGCGCACCTGCCGCATCCCCGTGCTGCTGTTGCGCTGA
- a CDS encoding SulP family inorganic anion transporter, whose protein sequence is MFSSAFSSSRFRQEWFGNVRGDVLAGLVVALALIPEAIAFSIIAGVDPKVGLYASFCIAVVISFTGGRPGMISAATGAMALVMVGLVKDHGLQYLLAATLLTGVLQIVAGLLKLGALMRFVSRSVITGFVNALAILIFMAQLPELIGVPWLVYVFCAAGLAIIYGLPYLTRAVPSPLVAIVVLTAVAIAMQADIRVVGDMGELPDSLPLFLFPEVPLTLETLWIILPVSATLAVVGLLESLLTAQIVDDLTDTPSDKNRECAGQGVANIASGFLGGMAGCAMIGQSVINVKSGGRGRLSALVAGSVLLVLVVFAGPWVKQIPMAALVAVMIMVSIGTFNWSSIRNLRTHPKSSSMVMIGTVVVTVFTHDLAKGVLTGVLLSALFFARKVGQVLHIGSTAADGGRTRHYTVTGQVFFASAEQFVAGFDFKEAVERVRIDVGGAHFWDLSAVGALDKVVLKYRREGTEVEILGLNDASSTLVERLGVHDKPDAERLMGGH, encoded by the coding sequence TTGTTTTCGTCTGCCTTCTCGTCTTCGCGATTCCGCCAGGAATGGTTCGGCAACGTGCGCGGCGACGTGCTCGCCGGCCTCGTCGTGGCCCTGGCGCTGATTCCCGAGGCCATCGCGTTTTCGATCATCGCCGGCGTCGACCCCAAGGTGGGCCTGTACGCGTCGTTCTGCATCGCGGTGGTGATCTCCTTCACCGGCGGGCGCCCGGGCATGATCTCGGCCGCCACCGGTGCGATGGCGCTGGTGATGGTCGGCCTGGTCAAGGACCACGGCCTGCAGTACCTGCTGGCCGCGACCCTGCTGACCGGCGTGCTGCAGATCGTCGCCGGCCTGCTGAAGCTGGGTGCGCTGATGCGCTTCGTCTCGCGCTCGGTGATCACCGGCTTCGTCAACGCGCTGGCGATCCTGATCTTCATGGCGCAGTTGCCCGAACTGATCGGCGTTCCGTGGCTGGTCTACGTGTTCTGCGCCGCCGGCCTTGCGATCATCTACGGGCTGCCTTACCTGACCCGTGCGGTTCCCTCGCCGCTGGTCGCGATCGTCGTCCTCACCGCGGTCGCGATCGCGATGCAGGCGGACATCCGCGTGGTCGGCGACATGGGCGAACTGCCCGACAGCCTGCCGCTGTTCCTGTTCCCCGAGGTGCCGCTGACGCTGGAGACGCTGTGGATCATCCTGCCGGTGTCGGCCACGCTGGCGGTGGTGGGCCTGCTGGAGTCGCTGCTCACCGCGCAGATCGTCGACGACCTGACCGATACGCCCAGCGACAAGAACCGCGAATGCGCGGGGCAGGGCGTGGCCAACATCGCCTCAGGTTTCCTCGGCGGCATGGCCGGCTGCGCGATGATCGGGCAGTCGGTGATCAACGTGAAATCCGGCGGTCGTGGACGGCTGTCGGCGCTGGTCGCGGGCAGCGTGCTGCTGGTACTGGTGGTGTTCGCCGGACCCTGGGTGAAGCAGATCCCGATGGCCGCACTGGTCGCGGTGATGATCATGGTCTCGATCGGCACCTTCAACTGGAGCTCGATCCGCAACCTGCGCACGCATCCGAAGAGTTCCAGCATGGTGATGATCGGCACCGTGGTGGTGACGGTGTTCACCCACGACCTGGCCAAGGGCGTGCTCACCGGCGTGCTGCTGTCGGCGCTGTTCTTCGCGCGCAAGGTCGGCCAGGTGCTGCATATCGGTTCGACCGCGGCCGACGGGGGCCGCACGCGCCATTACACGGTCACCGGCCAGGTGTTCTTCGCGTCGGCCGAGCAGTTCGTGGCGGGGTTCGATTTCAAGGAGGCGGTGGAGCGCGTGCGCATCGATGTCGGCGGCGCCCACTTCTGGGACCTGAGCGCGGTCGGCGCGCTCGACAAGGTCGTGCTGAAATACCGCCGCGAGGGCACCGAGGTCGAGATCCTGGGATTGAACGATGCCAGCAGCACCCTGGTCGAGCGGCTGGGCGTGCACGACAAGCCCGACGCGGAGCGCCTGATGGGCGGGCACTGA
- a CDS encoding SirB2 family protein — MIEFYPQIRHVHIGLALLSGALFALRGLALLAGMRWPNAAPVRWLSYTVDTALLTAAMMLLTILPGAFYANGWLAVKVVLIVAYVVLGVFALRRGRTRAVRAACFAGALLLFAQVYFVARTHHPLGVLYLLG, encoded by the coding sequence ATGATCGAGTTCTACCCGCAGATCAGGCACGTCCACATCGGCCTGGCCTTGCTCAGCGGCGCGCTGTTCGCGCTGCGCGGCCTGGCGCTCCTTGCCGGCATGCGCTGGCCGAACGCGGCGCCCGTGCGCTGGCTCAGCTACACCGTGGACACCGCGCTGCTCACCGCGGCGATGATGCTGCTCACGATCCTGCCCGGCGCGTTCTACGCCAACGGCTGGCTGGCAGTGAAGGTGGTGCTGATCGTCGCCTACGTGGTGCTGGGCGTGTTCGCCCTGCGCCGCGGTCGTACCCGGGCCGTGCGTGCGGCCTGCTTCGCCGGCGCGCTGCTGCTGTTCGCACAGGTCTATTTCGTCGCGCGCACGCATCACCCGCTGGGCGTGCTGTACCTGCTGGGCTGA
- a CDS encoding NnrS family protein, with protein sequence MITSVSRPSPRLLAAAPHRLMFFIGAGNLLLAMGWWAAWLAAQRWPGLLQVPQAATYAGWLHAFVMQFQVLPSFFFGFLLTVFPRWMGLPDIARWRYAPVGVGLFGGQLAMLLGALGLEVALVVGVLMTLAGWGAGVWILGRLLLAERGRTWHARSCFAAMLLGLVGVACFGGFLATGSPWWVFFAIKLGTFGLLLPVYLTVAHRMFPFFAGNAVPGYVAWRPMWLLAAIWALAMAQLALELLHAYAWLWLVDVPMLALSLFVLWRWWPRGNAPGLLSVLFVGLLWWPLTFALFSLQSLAYLATDVFVLGRAPAHALFIGLFGSVLVAMVSRVTQGHSGRPLAMNGLAWFAFVGIQAVAALRIAAELMPDVLLWQALAALGWLLVLSPWVLRIGLIYLSPRVDGKPG encoded by the coding sequence ATGATCACTTCCGTTTCCAGGCCATCGCCACGGCTGCTCGCCGCCGCCCCGCACCGGCTGATGTTCTTCATCGGCGCCGGCAACCTGCTGCTGGCGATGGGATGGTGGGCCGCCTGGCTCGCCGCGCAGCGCTGGCCGGGGTTGCTGCAGGTGCCGCAAGCGGCGACATACGCTGGCTGGCTACATGCGTTCGTGATGCAGTTCCAGGTGCTGCCCAGCTTCTTCTTCGGCTTCCTGCTGACGGTGTTCCCGCGCTGGATGGGATTGCCGGACATCGCGCGCTGGCGCTATGCGCCGGTGGGCGTGGGCCTGTTCGGGGGGCAACTGGCGATGCTGCTGGGTGCGCTCGGGCTGGAGGTCGCGCTGGTGGTGGGCGTGCTGATGACGCTGGCCGGCTGGGGCGCGGGTGTGTGGATCCTCGGCCGGCTGTTGCTCGCCGAACGCGGACGGACCTGGCATGCGCGCTCGTGTTTCGCGGCGATGCTGCTTGGACTGGTCGGCGTAGCCTGCTTCGGTGGTTTCCTGGCGACCGGCTCGCCATGGTGGGTGTTCTTCGCCATCAAGCTCGGCACCTTCGGCCTGCTGCTGCCGGTGTACCTGACCGTCGCCCACCGGATGTTCCCGTTCTTCGCCGGCAACGCCGTGCCCGGCTACGTCGCATGGCGGCCGATGTGGTTGCTGGCCGCGATCTGGGCATTGGCCATGGCGCAACTTGCGCTCGAATTGCTGCATGCCTACGCGTGGCTGTGGCTGGTCGACGTGCCGATGCTGGCGCTGTCGTTGTTCGTGCTGTGGCGCTGGTGGCCGCGCGGCAATGCCCCGGGCCTGCTGTCGGTGCTGTTCGTCGGCCTGCTGTGGTGGCCGCTGACCTTCGCGCTGTTCTCGCTGCAGAGCCTGGCGTACCTGGCGACCGACGTCTTCGTGCTCGGGCGCGCGCCGGCGCATGCGCTGTTCATCGGCCTGTTCGGCAGCGTGCTGGTGGCGATGGTGAGCCGCGTCACCCAGGGACACTCCGGGCGACCGCTGGCGATGAACGGCCTGGCATGGTTCGCCTTCGTCGGCATCCAGGCGGTGGCGGCGCTGCGCATCGCCGCCGAGCTGATGCCGGATGTGCTGCTGTGGCAGGCACTGGCGGCACTGGGCTGGTTGCTGGTGCTTTCGCCCTGGGTGCTGCGCATCGGCCTGATCTACCTGTCCCCGCGCGTCGACGGCAAACCGGGATGA
- a CDS encoding DUF6522 family protein has translation MEGSTGRTIALDLVDRPEVEIDAALVAGGFGLDVDAFRRLMDERRIAVLCERGTGEDAGRWRASFYRGTTRVRMVVEPDGTLVAGGYEVAEMPARGASTTGADRPARA, from the coding sequence ATGGAAGGATCGACGGGCCGCACGATCGCATTGGACCTGGTCGACAGGCCGGAGGTGGAGATCGACGCGGCGCTGGTCGCCGGCGGCTTCGGCCTGGACGTGGACGCGTTCCGCCGGCTCATGGACGAGCGGCGGATCGCGGTGCTGTGCGAGCGCGGCACCGGCGAGGACGCCGGTCGCTGGCGCGCCAGCTTCTACCGCGGAACGACTCGCGTGCGCATGGTGGTGGAACCCGACGGGACGCTGGTTGCGGGTGGCTACGAAGTCGCCGAGATGCCCGCGCGAGGAGCGTCGACGACGGGCGCGGATCGGCCCGCGCGCGCATGA
- a CDS encoding nitric-oxide reductase large subunit has protein sequence MDSTRKLWTGLAVLLISSFAVLLWVGSEVHRQAPPMPERVVSSDGEVLHTRADIERGRQVWQSIGGQQLGSIWGHGAYVAPDWGADWLHREAEAILDRWAAREHGLASYKALDGPTQAAYAARVQALLRPNTWNADTQTITVDPDRAEAMAQVAAHYVSLFGNEPETAALREAYAMRNDTVDGAENRQAMTAFFWWVSWSQVTQRPGQEISYTANWPADKLVGNTPPPSALLWTVFSVLFLIAGVGLLGWHYAVNHGEEMAPVLPASDPLADIRVTPSMRATAKYFWVVMALFLVQILLGATTAHYQIEGQQAYGFALSEILPYSLTRTWHTQLAVLWIATAWLGMGLYIGPAISGHEPKFQRLGVNVLWVCLIVIVVGSFAGQWFAVMQKLGLAHNFWFGHQGWEYVDIGRFWQWFLFVGLGLWLLLVGRALWPAIVGGGESKSIVLLLFLSVVAIGVFYAAGLMWGEHTHLSMVEYWRWWVVHLWVEGFFEVFAVAVIAFLFTRLGLLQVKTATIAVLFATIVFLAGGVLGTLHHLYFTGTPTAVIALGASFSALEVVPLAYVGFEAYHSYRLGKATPWMTRYKWPIMFFIAVAFWNLVGAGLFGFLINPPLPLYYMQGLNLTPLHGHTALFGVYGMLGVGLMLFCLRGLKPDVEWNERALSVSFWAFNIGLAGMALLTLLPIGVLQLNAALEHGYWYARSAEFMQQPLIDLLVWMRVPGDTIFSIGALALAWFMLRLWIVPKRRALPLREAAAGA, from the coding sequence ATGGATTCCACACGCAAGCTCTGGACAGGACTGGCGGTCCTGTTGATCAGTTCCTTCGCCGTCCTGCTCTGGGTCGGCAGCGAGGTCCACCGCCAGGCACCGCCGATGCCGGAGCGCGTGGTGTCCAGCGACGGCGAGGTGCTCCACACCCGCGCCGACATCGAGCGCGGCCGGCAGGTCTGGCAGTCGATCGGCGGCCAGCAGCTCGGTTCGATCTGGGGCCACGGCGCCTACGTCGCGCCGGACTGGGGCGCGGACTGGCTGCATCGTGAAGCCGAGGCGATCCTCGACCGCTGGGCCGCGCGCGAACACGGTCTCGCCAGCTACAAAGCGCTCGACGGCCCGACGCAGGCCGCCTACGCGGCCCGGGTGCAGGCGCTGCTGCGCCCGAACACCTGGAACGCGGACACGCAGACGATCACGGTCGATCCGGACCGCGCCGAGGCGATGGCGCAGGTCGCCGCGCACTACGTCAGCCTGTTCGGCAACGAACCGGAGACCGCGGCCCTGCGCGAGGCCTATGCCATGCGCAACGACACCGTGGACGGCGCCGAGAACCGCCAGGCGATGACCGCGTTCTTCTGGTGGGTGTCGTGGTCGCAGGTGACGCAGCGCCCCGGCCAGGAGATCAGCTATACCGCGAACTGGCCGGCCGACAAGCTGGTCGGCAACACGCCGCCGCCCAGCGCGCTGCTGTGGACGGTGTTCAGCGTGCTGTTCCTGATCGCGGGCGTGGGCCTGCTCGGCTGGCACTACGCGGTCAACCACGGCGAGGAGATGGCGCCGGTACTGCCCGCTTCCGATCCGCTGGCCGACATCAGGGTCACGCCGTCGATGCGCGCCACCGCCAAGTACTTCTGGGTGGTGATGGCGCTGTTCCTGGTGCAGATCCTGCTCGGCGCCACCACCGCGCACTACCAGATCGAAGGCCAGCAGGCGTACGGCTTCGCGCTGTCGGAGATCCTGCCGTATTCGCTCACCCGCACCTGGCACACGCAGCTGGCGGTGCTGTGGATCGCGACCGCGTGGCTGGGCATGGGCCTGTACATCGGCCCGGCGATCTCGGGGCACGAGCCGAAGTTCCAGCGGCTGGGGGTCAACGTGCTGTGGGTGTGCCTGATCGTGATCGTGGTCGGTTCGTTCGCCGGGCAGTGGTTCGCGGTGATGCAGAAGCTGGGCCTGGCGCACAACTTCTGGTTCGGCCACCAGGGCTGGGAATACGTCGACATCGGCCGCTTCTGGCAATGGTTCCTGTTCGTCGGCCTCGGCCTGTGGCTGCTGCTGGTGGGGCGCGCGCTGTGGCCGGCGATCGTCGGCGGTGGCGAGTCGAAATCGATCGTGCTGCTGCTGTTCCTGTCGGTGGTGGCGATCGGCGTGTTCTACGCCGCCGGGCTGATGTGGGGCGAGCACACCCACCTGTCGATGGTGGAGTACTGGCGCTGGTGGGTGGTGCACCTGTGGGTGGAGGGCTTCTTCGAGGTGTTCGCGGTGGCGGTGATCGCCTTCCTGTTCACCCGGCTGGGGCTGCTGCAGGTGAAGACGGCGACGATCGCGGTGCTGTTCGCCACCATCGTGTTCCTCGCCGGCGGCGTGCTGGGCACGCTGCACCACCTGTACTTCACCGGCACGCCGACCGCGGTCATCGCCCTGGGCGCGAGCTTCTCCGCGCTGGAGGTGGTGCCGCTGGCCTATGTCGGCTTCGAGGCCTACCACAGCTACAGGCTGGGCAAGGCGACGCCGTGGATGACCCGCTACAAATGGCCGATCATGTTCTTCATCGCGGTCGCGTTCTGGAACCTGGTGGGCGCGGGCCTGTTCGGATTCCTGATCAACCCGCCGCTGCCGCTGTACTACATGCAGGGCCTGAACCTGACGCCGCTGCACGGGCATACCGCGCTGTTCGGGGTCTACGGCATGCTGGGCGTGGGGCTGATGCTGTTCTGCCTGCGCGGGCTCAAGCCCGATGTCGAATGGAACGAGCGCGCGCTCTCGGTCTCGTTCTGGGCCTTCAACATCGGCCTGGCCGGGATGGCGCTGCTGACCCTGCTGCCGATCGGCGTGCTGCAGCTCAACGCGGCGCTGGAGCATGGCTACTGGTACGCACGCTCGGCCGAGTTCATGCAGCAGCCGCTGATCGACCTGCTGGTGTGGATGCGGGTGCCGGGCGACACGATCTTCAGCATCGGTGCGCTGGCGCTGGCCTGGTTCATGTTGCGGCTGTGGATCGTGCCGAAGCGGCGCGCCCTGCCGCTGCGCGAGGCGGCGGCGGGCGCCTGA
- a CDS encoding cyclic nucleotide-binding domain-containing protein, with the protein MQESPLKASPGTPIADDGDEFSFCSTCAFSAACLSEGYDKSLLRDLHVLVEHVGPFREGDHIFREGDPFNAIAAVRAGTVKTYVNDANGREQVLGFFLPGEVIGLNAIATSRYPCNAVALDTVMLCRFSFPMMATLAGRMPGLQRHLFNLLSQDIGKASLLSGNFTADERLAAFIVLLSRRFAERGFSPTRMRLTMARTDIANYLRLAPETVSRVLRKLQDEGVLKVDRRDMELLKPSVLEELAHHVLRD; encoded by the coding sequence GTGCAGGAATCCCCACTGAAGGCATCTCCCGGCACACCGATCGCCGACGATGGCGACGAGTTCAGCTTCTGCAGTACCTGCGCCTTCTCCGCGGCCTGCCTGTCCGAGGGTTACGACAAGAGCCTGCTGCGCGACCTGCACGTGCTGGTCGAGCATGTCGGCCCGTTCCGTGAAGGCGATCACATCTTCCGCGAGGGCGACCCGTTCAACGCGATCGCCGCGGTGCGCGCGGGCACGGTCAAGACCTACGTGAACGACGCCAACGGCCGCGAGCAGGTGCTGGGGTTCTTCCTGCCGGGCGAGGTGATCGGGCTCAACGCGATCGCCACCTCGCGCTACCCATGCAACGCGGTGGCGCTGGACACGGTGATGCTGTGCCGGTTCTCGTTCCCGATGATGGCCACCCTCGCCGGGCGCATGCCCGGCCTGCAGCGGCACCTGTTCAACCTGCTCAGCCAGGACATCGGCAAGGCCTCGCTGCTGTCGGGCAACTTCACCGCCGACGAGCGGCTGGCCGCGTTCATCGTCCTGTTGTCGCGGCGCTTCGCCGAACGTGGTTTCTCGCCCACGCGCATGCGCCTGACCATGGCCCGCACCGACATCGCCAACTACCTGCGCCTGGCGCCGGAAACGGTGAGCCGGGTCCTGCGCAAACTGCAGGACGAGGGCGTGCTGAAGGTGGACCGGCGCGACATGGAGCTGCTCAAGCCGTCCGTGCTCGAGGAACTGGCGCACCACGTCCTGCGCGACTGA
- the hemN gene encoding oxygen-independent coproporphyrinogen III oxidase — MQTTPSPVPPQPSWRFDADLLRRYDRPGPRYTSYPTAPNFAEGFGEADFCDLARRSNDDPIPRQLSLYVHIPYCQSPCFYCGCNRVITRDEAKGRIYLDRLQREVALVAPLFDRDREVIQLHLGGGTPNFLAPRLLGELVGSLGRQFSFSNALDRDFSIELDPRFVTPEDIEVLSAIGFNRTSLGVQDFDPEVQKAINREQGIDETLAIIDACRRFGMRSVNVDLIYGLPKQTPEGFGRTLDTVVAARPDRLAIYGYAHMPRLFKAQRQIRDDDLPGAEGKLALLELAVERLGAAGYVYIGMDHFALPGDELARAQREGGLHRNFMGYTTHAQTDLVGFGVSAISHVGDSFTQNHRDLPSWEAAIDEGRLPIWRGLMLGNDDVLRADLIQQLMCQGEIDTRQVEKTYGIRFGEYFSDALAALRPLQEDGLVQCPPGTIRATPRGRALLRIIAMCFDRYLGAQSEGVRYSRTI, encoded by the coding sequence CACCTCGTATCCCACCGCGCCGAACTTCGCCGAGGGCTTCGGCGAGGCGGACTTCTGCGACCTCGCCCGGCGCAGCAACGACGATCCGATTCCGCGCCAGCTCTCGCTCTACGTCCACATCCCGTACTGCCAGAGCCCGTGCTTCTACTGCGGCTGCAACCGGGTGATCACCCGCGACGAGGCCAAGGGGCGGATCTACCTGGACCGGCTGCAGCGCGAGGTGGCGCTGGTCGCGCCGCTGTTCGACCGCGACCGCGAGGTGATCCAGCTGCACCTGGGCGGCGGCACCCCGAACTTCCTCGCACCGCGCCTGCTGGGCGAGCTGGTCGGCAGCCTCGGCCGCCAGTTCAGCTTCAGCAACGCGCTCGACCGCGACTTCTCGATCGAACTGGATCCGCGCTTCGTCACTCCCGAGGACATCGAGGTGCTCTCGGCGATCGGCTTCAACCGCACCAGCCTGGGCGTGCAGGACTTCGATCCCGAGGTGCAGAAGGCGATCAACCGCGAGCAGGGGATCGACGAGACCCTGGCGATCATCGACGCCTGCCGCCGCTTCGGCATGCGCTCGGTCAACGTCGACCTGATCTACGGCCTGCCGAAGCAGACCCCGGAGGGCTTCGGGCGGACCCTCGACACGGTCGTCGCCGCGCGCCCCGACCGGCTGGCGATCTACGGCTATGCGCACATGCCGCGGCTGTTCAAGGCGCAGCGGCAGATCCGCGACGACGACCTGCCCGGCGCCGAGGGCAAGCTGGCGCTGCTGGAACTGGCGGTGGAGCGGCTCGGCGCCGCCGGCTATGTCTACATCGGCATGGACCACTTCGCCCTGCCCGGGGACGAACTGGCGCGCGCGCAGCGCGAGGGCGGCCTGCACCGCAACTTCATGGGCTACACCACCCATGCGCAGACCGACCTGGTCGGCTTCGGCGTGAGCGCGATCAGCCACGTCGGCGACAGCTTCACCCAGAACCACCGCGACCTGCCGTCGTGGGAGGCGGCGATCGACGAGGGCCGGCTGCCGATCTGGCGCGGGCTGATGCTCGGCAACGACGACGTGCTGCGCGCGGACCTGATCCAGCAGCTGATGTGCCAGGGCGAGATCGATACGCGCCAGGTGGAGAAGACCTACGGCATCCGCTTCGGCGAGTATTTCAGCGACGCGCTGGCCGCCCTGCGGCCGCTGCAGGAGGACGGCCTGGTGCAGTGCCCGCCGGGCACGATCCGCGCCACGCCCCGCGGAAGGGCGCTGTTGCGTATCATCGCCATGTGTTTCGACCGGTACCTGGGCGCCCAGAGCGAGGGAGTGCGCTATTCCCGGACCATCTGA